The proteins below are encoded in one region of Streptomyces roseirectus:
- a CDS encoding protein meaA, producing the protein MTERQKDRPWLMRTYAGHSTAEASNELYRRNLAKGQTGLSVAFDLPTQTGYDPDHVLARGEVGRVGVPVAHLGDMRRLFQDIPLERMNTSMTINATAMWLLALYQVVAEEQGADVEQLQGTTQNDIVKEYLSRGTHVFPPGPSLRLTTDMICYTVNHMPKWNPINICSYHLQEAGATPVQEIAYAMSTAVAVLDAVRDSGQIPEERFGDVVGRISFFVNAGVRFIEEMCKMRAFGRIWDQVTRERYGIEDPRQRRFRYGVQVNSLGLTEAQPENNVQRIVLEMLAVTLSKDARARAVQLPAWNEALGLPRPWDQQWSLRIQQVLAHESDLLEYEDIFAGSHVVEKKVDALVADSLAEMARIEEMGGAMAAVESGYLKSQLVASHAERRARIESGQELIVGVNAFNTTEPNPLTADLGQAIHTVDPAVEERVVEAVGQWRFTRQESSDRQGMGDPFHYPTVRQALDRLKEAAQGTENLMEATLECARAGITTGEWAGALREVFGEFRAPTGVSSAPVAVPVEEGSALAEVRRKVDVTARELGSGKLRFLVGKPGLDGHSNGAEQIAVRARDAGFEVVYQGIRLTPEQIVDAALAEDVHAVGLSILSGSHARLVPDVLERLRVAGATDIPVIAGGIIPSGDAEELRAAGVAAVFTPKDFDITGIIGRIVDEIRTANRLDPLEVPA; encoded by the coding sequence ATGACAGAGCGCCAGAAAGACCGCCCGTGGCTCATGCGGACGTACGCCGGGCACTCCACCGCCGAGGCGTCCAACGAGCTGTACCGCCGCAACCTCGCCAAGGGTCAGACGGGTCTGTCGGTCGCCTTCGACCTGCCGACCCAGACCGGCTACGACCCCGACCACGTCCTCGCGCGCGGTGAGGTCGGCCGGGTGGGCGTGCCGGTGGCCCACCTCGGGGACATGCGGCGGCTGTTCCAGGACATCCCCCTGGAGCGGATGAACACCTCGATGACGATCAACGCGACCGCGATGTGGCTGCTGGCGCTCTATCAGGTCGTCGCCGAGGAGCAGGGCGCGGACGTCGAACAGCTCCAGGGGACGACACAGAACGACATCGTCAAGGAGTACCTGTCGCGCGGGACGCACGTCTTCCCGCCGGGGCCCTCGCTGCGGCTGACGACGGACATGATCTGTTACACGGTCAACCACATGCCGAAGTGGAACCCGATCAACATATGCAGCTATCACCTCCAGGAGGCGGGGGCGACGCCCGTCCAGGAGATCGCGTACGCGATGTCGACGGCGGTCGCGGTGCTGGACGCCGTCCGTGACTCCGGGCAGATCCCCGAGGAACGTTTCGGTGACGTCGTCGGCCGGATCTCCTTCTTCGTCAACGCGGGCGTCCGGTTCATCGAGGAGATGTGCAAGATGCGGGCGTTCGGCCGCATCTGGGACCAGGTGACGCGCGAGCGGTACGGCATCGAGGACCCCCGGCAGCGCCGGTTCCGCTACGGCGTGCAGGTCAACTCGCTGGGGCTGACGGAGGCGCAGCCGGAGAACAACGTCCAGCGGATCGTGCTGGAGATGCTGGCGGTGACGCTGTCGAAGGACGCCCGCGCGCGGGCCGTGCAGCTGCCGGCGTGGAACGAGGCGCTGGGGCTGCCGAGGCCGTGGGACCAGCAGTGGTCGCTGCGGATCCAGCAGGTGCTGGCGCACGAGAGTGACCTGCTGGAGTACGAGGACATCTTCGCGGGGTCGCACGTCGTCGAGAAGAAGGTGGACGCGCTGGTCGCGGACTCCCTCGCGGAGATGGCGCGGATCGAGGAGATGGGCGGTGCGATGGCCGCCGTGGAGTCGGGGTACCTGAAGTCGCAGCTGGTGGCGTCGCACGCGGAGCGCCGGGCTCGTATCGAGTCCGGTCAAGAGTTGATCGTCGGCGTCAACGCGTTCAACACGACCGAGCCCAATCCACTCACCGCCGACCTCGGTCAAGCGATCCATACAGTTGATCCGGCTGTCGAGGAACGTGTCGTGGAGGCCGTCGGGCAGTGGCGTTTCACCCGGCAGGAGTCGTCCGACCGGCAGGGCATGGGCGATCCGTTCCACTATCCGACCGTCCGCCAGGCGCTCGACCGTCTGAAGGAGGCCGCGCAGGGGACGGAGAACCTGATGGAGGCCACCTTGGAGTGCGCCCGCGCGGGGATCACGACCGGCGAGTGGGCGGGCGCACTGCGCGAGGTGTTCGGCGAGTTCCGGGCGCCGACGGGCGTCTCGTCGGCGCCGGTCGCGGTCCCGGTGGAGGAGGGTTCGGCGCTGGCCGAGGTGCGTCGCAAGGTGGACGTCACCGCGCGGGAGCTGGGCTCGGGCAAGCTGCGGTTCCTGGTGGGCAAGCCGGGGCTGGACGGGCACTCCAACGGCGCCGAGCAGATCGCCGTGCGCGCGCGGGACGCGGGTTTCGAGGTCGTCTACCAGGGCATCCGGCTGACGCCCGAGCAGATCGTGGACGCGGCGCTCGCGGAGGACGTGCACGCGGTCGGCCTGTCCATTCTGTCCGGCTCGCACGCCCGGTTGGTGCCGGATGTCCTGGAGCGGCTGCGTGTGGCCGGTGCCACAGACATTCCGGTGATCGCCGGTGGCATCATCCCCAGCGGTGACGCCGAAGAGCTGCGGGCCGCAGGTGTGGCCGCCGTCTTCACCCCGAAGGACTTCGACATCACCGGGATCATCGGCCGCATCGTCGACGAGATCCGCACAGCGAACCGGCTCGACCCCCTGGAGGTCCCCGCATGA
- a CDS encoding HpcH/HpaI aldolase/citrate lyase family protein: MTPVNRLRPRRSCLAVPGSNPRFLEKAQGLPADQVFLDLEDACAPLAKPEARHTIVKFLNEGDWTGKTRVVRVNDWTTEWTYRDVVTVVEGAGQNLDCVMLPKVQNAQQIVALDLLLTQIEKTMGFEVGRIGIEAQIENAQGLNNVNEIAQASQRVETIIFGPADFMASINMKTLVVGEQPPGYPADAYHYILMKILMAARANDLQAIDGPYLQIRNVDGYREVARRAAALGFDGKWVLHPGQVEASNEIFSPSQEDYDHAELILDAYDYYTSEAGGKKGSAMLGDEMIDEASRKMALVISGKGRAAGMTRTSKFEIPEA; the protein is encoded by the coding sequence ATGACGCCCGTCAACCGCCTGCGCCCCCGCCGCTCCTGTCTGGCCGTTCCGGGGAGCAACCCGCGCTTCCTGGAGAAGGCGCAGGGCCTCCCGGCGGACCAGGTGTTCCTGGACCTGGAGGACGCGTGCGCGCCGCTCGCGAAGCCGGAGGCGCGGCACACCATCGTCAAGTTCCTCAACGAGGGCGACTGGACGGGCAAGACGCGGGTCGTGCGCGTCAACGACTGGACGACCGAGTGGACGTACCGGGACGTCGTCACGGTCGTCGAGGGCGCCGGGCAGAACCTTGACTGCGTCATGCTGCCGAAGGTGCAGAACGCGCAGCAGATCGTCGCCCTGGACCTGCTGTTGACGCAGATCGAGAAGACCATGGGCTTCGAGGTCGGCCGCATCGGCATTGAGGCGCAGATCGAGAACGCCCAGGGACTCAACAACGTCAATGAGATCGCCCAGGCCAGTCAACGTGTCGAGACGATCATCTTCGGTCCGGCCGACTTCATGGCGTCGATCAACATGAAGACCCTCGTGGTCGGCGAGCAGCCGCCGGGCTACCCGGCGGACGCCTACCACTACATCCTCATGAAGATCCTGATGGCGGCCCGCGCGAACGACCTCCAGGCGATCGACGGCCCCTACCTCCAGATCCGCAACGTGGACGGCTACCGCGAGGTCGCCCGGCGGGCCGCAGCGCTCGGCTTCGACGGCAAGTGGGTGCTGCACCCGGGCCAGGTCGAGGCGTCCAACGAGATCTTCTCGCCGTCGCAGGAGGACTACGACCACGCCGAGCTGATCCTCGACGCGTACGACTACTACACGTCCGAGGCGGGCGGGAAGAAGGGCTCGGCGATGCTCGGCGACGAGATGATCGACGAGGCGAGCCGCAAGATGGCGCTGGTGATCTCCGGCAAGGGCAGGGCGGCGGGCATGACCCGGACGTCGAAGTTCGAGATCCCGGAGGCGTGA
- a CDS encoding MaoC family dehydratase — protein sequence MQFGRTYEEFEVGAVYKHWPGKTVTEYDDHLFCLLTMNHHPLHMDANYAENTTDFGKNVVVGNYVYSLLLGMSVPDVSGKAIANLEIESLKHVAPTFHGDTIYGQTTVLDKWPSKSKDDRGIVHVETKGYKQDGTLVCVFRRKVMVPTETYIKERGGEQPGRPELQEG from the coding sequence ATGCAGTTCGGGCGCACCTACGAGGAGTTCGAGGTCGGGGCCGTCTACAAGCACTGGCCCGGCAAGACGGTCACCGAGTACGACGACCATCTCTTCTGCCTCCTCACGATGAACCACCACCCGCTCCACATGGACGCCAACTACGCCGAGAACACGACGGACTTCGGCAAGAACGTGGTGGTCGGGAACTACGTCTACTCGCTGCTGCTCGGCATGTCCGTGCCGGACGTCTCGGGCAAGGCGATCGCCAACCTGGAGATCGAGTCGCTGAAGCACGTCGCGCCGACGTTCCACGGCGACACGATCTACGGCCAGACGACGGTGCTGGACAAGTGGCCGTCGAAGTCGAAGGACGACCGCGGGATCGTCCACGTCGAGACCAAGGGCTACAAGCAGGACGGCACGCTGGTGTGCGTGTTCCGACGCAAGGTCATGGTGCCGACGGAGACCTACATCAAGGAGCGCGGCGGCGAGCAGCCCGGCCGCCCGGAACTTCAGGAGGGCTGA
- a CDS encoding acyl-CoA dehydrogenase family protein, with translation MARLAQTAGLTDVQAEILSTVRDFVDKEIIPVATELEHRDEYPQQIVDGLKELGLFGLMIPEEYGGLGESLLTYALCVEEIARGWMSVSGIINTHFIVAYMLKQHGTKEQKEHFLPRMAAGDVRGAFSMSEPGLGSDVSAITSKAVRDGDEYVLNGQKMWLTNGGTSSLVAVLVRSDEGHPEGTAPHKSMTTFLIEKEPGFGEVRPGLTIPGKIDKMGYKGVDTTELVMTDLRLPADRVLGGATGRGFYQMMDGVEVGRVNVAARGCGVAQRAFELGVRYAQQRHTFGKPIAQHQAIQFKLAEMATKVEAAHAMMVNAARKKDSGERNDLEAGMAKYLASEYCKEVVEDAFRIHGGYGFSKEYEIERLYREAPMLLIGEGTAEIQKMIIGRRLLEEYRFQG, from the coding sequence ATGGCACGCCTCGCGCAGACCGCCGGCCTCACCGACGTGCAGGCCGAAATCCTGTCCACCGTACGGGACTTCGTCGACAAGGAGATCATCCCGGTCGCGACGGAGCTGGAGCACCGGGACGAGTATCCGCAGCAGATCGTGGACGGGCTCAAGGAGTTGGGCCTGTTCGGGCTGATGATCCCGGAGGAGTACGGCGGTCTGGGCGAGTCGCTGCTGACGTACGCGCTGTGCGTGGAGGAGATCGCCCGGGGCTGGATGTCGGTGTCCGGGATCATCAACACGCACTTCATCGTGGCGTACATGCTCAAGCAGCACGGCACGAAGGAGCAGAAGGAGCACTTCCTGCCGCGGATGGCCGCAGGGGACGTCAGGGGCGCGTTCTCGATGTCGGAGCCGGGCCTGGGTTCCGACGTGTCGGCGATCACGTCGAAGGCGGTCAGGGACGGCGACGAGTACGTCCTGAACGGCCAGAAGATGTGGCTGACGAACGGCGGGACGTCGTCACTGGTCGCCGTTCTCGTGCGAAGTGACGAAGGACACCCGGAGGGTACGGCGCCCCACAAGTCGATGACGACGTTCCTGATCGAGAAGGAGCCGGGCTTCGGCGAGGTCCGGCCGGGCCTGACGATCCCCGGCAAGATCGACAAGATGGGGTACAAGGGGGTCGACACGACCGAACTGGTCATGACTGACCTGCGCCTTCCGGCCGACCGCGTGCTCGGCGGCGCCACCGGCCGAGGTTTTTACCAAATGATGGACGGCGTCGAGGTTGGCCGCGTGAATGTCGCGGCGCGTGGCTGCGGCGTCGCTCAGCGTGCCTTCGAGTTGGGTGTCCGGTACGCCCAGCAACGTCACACCTTCGGCAAGCCGATCGCCCAGCACCAGGCGATCCAGTTCAAGCTCGCGGAGATGGCTACCAAGGTCGAGGCCGCCCATGCGATGATGGTCAATGCGGCACGCAAAAAGGACTCGGGTGAGCGAAACGACCTGGAGGCCGGGATGGCGAAGTACCTCGCCTCCGAGTACTGCAAGGAGGTGGTCGAGGACGCTTTCCGGATCCACGGCGGCTACGGCTTCTCCAAGGAGTACGAGATCGAGCGCCTGTACCGCGAGGCGCCGATGCTCCTGATCGGTGAAGGCACCGCCGAGATCCAGAAAATGATCATCGGCCGAAGGTTGCTCGAAGAGTATCGATTCCAGGGCTAG
- a CDS encoding phosphatidylserine decarboxylase: MPHSQTSAPRDSLAGVRLARGASPWLLPTVATAAVSLVRARRSGAAKAVAVPATALAAGMLWFFRDPEREIASGRVISPADGVVQSIMPWKDGRTRVAIFMSPLNVHVNRAPLAGTVTSVEHVPGGFVPAFNKESEHNERVVWHFDTELGDIEMIQIAGTVARRIVPYIPEGTKVEQGERIGLIRFGSRVDVYLPEGIEAAVEVGQKTVAGVTRLDRD; encoded by the coding sequence ATGCCCCACAGCCAAACCTCTGCACCTCGCGACAGCCTCGCCGGCGTACGCCTTGCGCGCGGAGCATCGCCGTGGCTTCTCCCGACCGTCGCCACCGCAGCCGTCAGCCTGGTCCGCGCCCGCCGCTCGGGCGCCGCGAAGGCAGTCGCCGTGCCCGCCACCGCGCTCGCGGCGGGCATGCTGTGGTTCTTCCGCGACCCCGAGCGAGAGATCGCCTCGGGCCGGGTCATCTCCCCCGCCGACGGCGTGGTGCAGAGCATCATGCCGTGGAAGGACGGGCGCACCCGGGTCGCGATCTTCATGAGCCCGCTCAACGTCCACGTCAACCGCGCGCCCCTCGCGGGCACGGTGACGTCCGTGGAGCACGTGCCGGGCGGTTTCGTCCCGGCGTTCAACAAGGAGAGCGAGCACAACGAGCGGGTCGTCTGGCACTTCGACACCGAGCTCGGTGACATCGAGATGATCCAGATCGCCGGCACGGTCGCCCGCCGCATCGTCCCCTACATCCCCGAGGGCACGAAGGTCGAGCAGGGCGAGCGCATCGGTCTGATCCGGTTCGGTTCGCGCGTGGACGTCTACCTGCCCGAGGGTATCGAGGCCGCCGTCGAGGTCGGGCAGAAGACCGTTGCGGGGGTGACTCGTCTTGACCGTGATTGA
- the pssA gene encoding CDP-diacylglycerol--serine O-phosphatidyltransferase, giving the protein MTVIDPETQTGWVPEADDADDEEEMPLSLRLSIADALTLGNATCGFMAVYFTTTGILIPHLTGSQETGMARSSAATAVILMLCAAVFDLFDGLVARKLRSSPMGAELDNLSDLVSFGLAPAYFVLVYGMVANDAHQRVAAVGAVVVLLAVVLRLARFSCVTPANGMFQGMPSPFGALTVVAIVLLELPFVATLLAIVGTAWLMVSRVEYPKPRGPLAGAMLSWIVLSMGMLAAWAFGAPGGQLLLQTGCALQLVMGAVIPLFATARRVNNFRDNRREARTAQLP; this is encoded by the coding sequence TTGACCGTGATTGACCCTGAGACGCAGACCGGCTGGGTGCCGGAGGCCGACGACGCGGACGACGAGGAGGAGATGCCCCTCTCGCTGCGGCTGTCGATAGCGGACGCCCTGACGCTCGGCAACGCCACCTGCGGCTTCATGGCGGTGTACTTCACCACCACCGGCATCCTCATCCCGCACCTCACCGGCAGCCAGGAGACCGGCATGGCGCGCAGCAGCGCGGCCACCGCGGTCATCCTGATGCTGTGCGCGGCGGTCTTCGACCTGTTCGACGGCCTGGTCGCCCGCAAGCTGCGCTCGTCCCCGATGGGCGCGGAGCTGGACAACCTCTCCGACCTGGTCAGCTTCGGTCTGGCCCCGGCGTACTTCGTCCTCGTCTACGGCATGGTCGCCAACGACGCGCACCAGCGGGTGGCGGCGGTCGGCGCGGTCGTGGTGCTGCTCGCGGTGGTGCTCAGACTCGCGCGCTTCTCGTGCGTGACGCCCGCGAACGGCATGTTCCAGGGCATGCCGTCGCCGTTCGGCGCGCTGACGGTCGTCGCGATCGTCCTGCTGGAGCTGCCTTTCGTGGCGACGCTCCTGGCGATCGTCGGGACGGCCTGGCTGATGGTGAGCCGCGTCGAGTACCCGAAGCCGCGCGGGCCGCTCGCGGGGGCGATGCTCTCGTGGATCGTCCTGTCGATGGGCATGCTCGCGGCGTGGGCGTTCGGCGCCCCCGGCGGGCAGCTCCTCCTCCAGACGGGCTGCGCGCTCCAGCTCGTCATGGGCGCGGTCATCCCCCTGTTCGCCACGGCCCGCCGGGTGAACAACTTCCGCGACAACCGCCGCGAGGCGCGCACGGCCCAGCTGCCGTAA
- a CDS encoding glycerate kinase: protein MLVAADKFKGSLTAVEVAQRVTAGLRRALPGVEVETLPVADGGDGTVAAALAAGFERREAAVAGPLGHEVTAAFALRGDTAVVEMAEASGLQRLPRGVFAPLTASTYGSGELLRAALDAGARTIVFGVGGSATTDGGAGMLTALGARFLDADGEPVAPGGGGLAALARADLTGLDARLKDVDLILASDVDNPLTGPTGAPAVYGPQKGASPDDVEDLDAALTHFAKVLETAFGPDAATHAAAPGAGAAGGIGYGALLLGARFRPGIEVMLDVLGFAPALARADLVITGEGSLDAQTLHGKAPAGVAAAARAAGKDVVAVCGRLALTPQDLAGAGIRRAYPLTEVEPDVALCIAQAGPILEQVAERIGRELAA, encoded by the coding sequence GTGCTCGTCGCGGCGGACAAGTTCAAGGGCTCACTGACGGCCGTCGAGGTCGCGCAGCGGGTGACGGCGGGCCTGCGCAGGGCGCTCCCCGGCGTCGAGGTGGAGACGCTGCCCGTCGCGGACGGCGGCGACGGCACGGTGGCCGCCGCGCTCGCGGCCGGCTTCGAACGCCGCGAGGCGGCAGTCGCGGGCCCCCTCGGACACGAGGTCACCGCCGCGTTCGCGCTGCGCGGTGACACCGCCGTCGTCGAGATGGCCGAGGCCAGCGGCCTCCAGCGGCTCCCGCGCGGCGTCTTCGCCCCGCTCACCGCGTCGACGTACGGCTCCGGCGAACTCCTGCGCGCCGCCCTCGACGCGGGCGCCCGCACGATCGTCTTCGGCGTCGGCGGCAGCGCCACCACCGACGGCGGCGCCGGCATGCTCACCGCGCTCGGCGCCCGCTTCCTCGACGCGGACGGCGAACCGGTCGCCCCCGGCGGAGGCGGCCTCGCCGCCCTCGCCCGCGCCGACCTGACCGGCCTCGACGCCCGCCTGAAGGACGTCGACCTCATCCTCGCCAGCGACGTCGACAACCCGCTGACCGGCCCCACGGGCGCCCCCGCCGTCTACGGCCCCCAGAAGGGCGCCTCCCCGGACGACGTCGAAGACCTCGACGCCGCCCTCACCCACTTCGCGAAGGTCCTGGAGACCGCGTTCGGCCCCGACGCCGCCACGCACGCCGCCGCCCCCGGCGCCGGTGCGGCCGGCGGCATCGGCTACGGCGCGCTGCTGCTCGGCGCCCGCTTCCGCCCCGGCATCGAGGTCATGCTCGACGTCCTCGGCTTCGCGCCCGCCCTCGCCCGTGCCGACCTCGTCATCACCGGCGAGGGCTCCCTCGACGCCCAGACCCTGCACGGCAAGGCCCCGGCCGGCGTCGCCGCCGCCGCGCGCGCCGCCGGCAAGGACGTCGTCGCCGTCTGCGGCCGGCTCGCCCTGACCCCGCAGGACCTGGCCGGCGCGGGCATCCGCCGCGCCTACCCGCTCACGGAGGTCGAGCCGGACGTCGCCCTGTGCATCGCGCAGGCGGGCCCGATCCTGGAGCAGGTGGCCGAACGGATCGGCCGGGAACTGGCGGCCTGA
- a CDS encoding NUDIX domain-containing protein, whose translation MSTLDYAAYIASLPRILAGAAALFRDGEGRVLLVEPNYREGWALPGGTIESDTGETPRQGARRETLEEIGLDRPLGRLLAVDWVPGTGRPPLVAYVYDGGVLGEAELKSIRLQEEELLSWKLVPRDDLAAHLPGQLGLRVLAALDALADGAGTAELENGLPAF comes from the coding sequence ATGAGCACTCTTGACTACGCCGCGTACATCGCCTCTCTGCCCCGTATCCTCGCGGGCGCCGCCGCGCTCTTCCGGGACGGTGAGGGGCGGGTGCTGCTCGTCGAGCCCAACTACCGTGAGGGGTGGGCGCTTCCGGGCGGCACGATCGAGTCGGACACCGGTGAGACGCCCCGGCAGGGGGCGCGGCGCGAGACCCTGGAGGAGATCGGCCTCGACCGTCCGCTCGGGCGGCTCCTCGCCGTCGACTGGGTGCCCGGCACCGGCCGTCCGCCGCTGGTGGCCTACGTGTACGACGGGGGTGTGCTCGGCGAGGCGGAGCTCAAGTCGATCCGGCTCCAGGAGGAGGAGCTGCTGTCCTGGAAGCTCGTGCCCCGCGACGACCTCGCGGCGCATCTGCCCGGCCAGTTGGGGCTACGCGTCCTCGCCGCGCTGGACGCGCTCGCGGACGGGGCGGGGACGGCGGAGCTGGAGAACGGGCTGCCGGCCTTCTGA
- a CDS encoding type II toxin-antitoxin system VapB family antitoxin translates to MAKVSVSLDAELVVEAMVLAGVGTPQDAVELVLRDYIQRGHRTEARVAERDEALREVEIRPNTEQG, encoded by the coding sequence ATGGCAAAGGTCTCCGTCTCCCTCGACGCCGAACTCGTCGTCGAGGCCATGGTGCTGGCCGGGGTCGGCACCCCGCAGGACGCCGTCGAACTGGTCCTGCGGGACTACATCCAGCGCGGCCACCGCACAGAGGCCCGCGTCGCCGAACGCGACGAGGCCCTGCGCGAGGTCGAGATCAGGCCCAACACCGAGCAGGGCTAG
- a CDS encoding SIR2 family NAD-dependent protein deacylase: MAKPLVAILTGAGVSTDSGIPDYRGPNGLWRRDPGVEKLVTYEYYMGDPEIRRRSWRMRRESGALRAEPNAAHRAIVELEWSGVPVRVLTQNVDGLHQLAGLPDRKVLELHGSARRFVCTGCGARGPMEDALARIDAGEDDPPCLECGGILKSATVMFGEHLDPAVLGDALAIAKACQVFYAVGTSLKVHPAAALAGVAAEHGARLIVVNAEETPYDGVADEVVREPIGTALPRLLRELAG, translated from the coding sequence ATGGCCAAGCCTCTCGTCGCGATCCTCACCGGTGCCGGTGTCAGCACGGACTCCGGCATCCCCGACTACCGCGGGCCGAACGGACTGTGGCGGCGCGACCCCGGGGTCGAGAAGCTGGTGACGTACGAGTACTACATGGGGGACCCGGAGATCCGGCGCCGCTCGTGGCGGATGCGGCGCGAGAGCGGGGCACTGAGGGCCGAGCCGAACGCCGCGCACCGGGCGATCGTGGAGCTGGAGTGGTCGGGGGTGCCGGTGCGGGTGCTGACGCAGAACGTGGACGGACTGCACCAGCTCGCCGGGCTGCCCGACCGCAAGGTGCTCGAACTCCACGGCAGCGCACGCCGGTTCGTGTGCACGGGGTGCGGTGCGCGGGGGCCGATGGAGGACGCCCTCGCGCGGATCGACGCCGGTGAGGACGATCCGCCCTGCCTGGAGTGCGGCGGCATCCTCAAGTCGGCGACGGTCATGTTCGGCGAACACCTCGACCCGGCCGTCCTCGGCGACGCCCTCGCCATCGCCAAGGCGTGCCAGGTCTTCTACGCCGTCGGCACGTCCCTCAAGGTCCACCCCGCCGCCGCCCTCGCCGGCGTCGCCGCCGAGCACGGGGCCCGGCTGATCGTCGTCAACGCGGAGGAGACGCCGTACGACGGGGTCGCGGACGAGGTGGTCAGGGAGCCGATCGGGACGGCGCTGCCCCGGCTGCTGCGGGAGCTGGCCGGGTAG
- a CDS encoding methylated-DNA--[protein]-cysteine S-methyltransferase, with translation MKHHKVVDSPYGPLTLVADDGVLCGLYMTDQRHRPPEETFGPRDDTGFAEAEAQLEAYFAGELTEFTLELALNGTDFQKSVWSQLRAIPYGETRTYGQLADALGNPRASRAVGLANGKNPVGIIVPCHRVIGASGDLTGYGGGLPRKRRLLDFERGTALF, from the coding sequence ATGAAGCACCACAAGGTCGTCGACAGCCCCTACGGCCCGCTCACCCTCGTCGCCGACGACGGTGTCCTGTGCGGCCTCTACATGACCGACCAGCGCCACCGCCCGCCGGAGGAGACCTTCGGCCCCCGCGACGACACCGGCTTCGCGGAGGCCGAGGCCCAGCTGGAGGCGTACTTCGCGGGCGAGTTGACCGAGTTCACCCTCGAACTCGCCCTGAACGGCACCGACTTCCAGAAGTCCGTCTGGTCCCAGCTGCGGGCCATCCCCTACGGCGAGACCCGCACCTACGGCCAGCTCGCCGACGCCCTCGGCAACCCCCGCGCCTCCCGCGCCGTCGGCCTCGCCAACGGCAAGAACCCCGTCGGCATCATCGTCCCCTGCCACCGCGTCATCGGCGCCTCGGGCGACCTCACCGGCTACGGCGGCGGCCTGCCCCGCAAACGCCGCCTGCTGGACTTCGAACGCGGAACGGCCCTGTTCTGA